From the Vicugna pacos chromosome 30, VicPac4, whole genome shotgun sequence genome, the window TTCTGCAAGCAACTGTTGAAGTTATTTCATTCCATCTGACTTTATTTCCAGTTCACAGAAAGTCAATTGTTTAATAATGGTGTAAGCTTAGTCCAAAACCCAAACCTGCTTTAAACCATTCCAAGGTCTATGTTTTAAACTAGTTTTTCAGTTTGGCAACTGTAGGGCTACAAGTatcaaaataagttaaaaaatactatggagaatttaaaagaaagtttcaataacaacaacaaaaagtcttGTAATCTAAACCTGGACTTTGTTGGGTATGCAGCTAGGACAGTCACTTGGAAATTAATTTACCTCCCTAAGgccaagaataatttaaaaaatttaaagcaaaatttttGAGGATtacctttaaaagagaaaaaaaaaataattaagccaTGAGACTACCTCGTCCAGCCTGAAAGCCATTGCTGTGGTTTGGTCTTTCTGAAATGCATACTTCCAGGTCCCTCTGTAGGAGATGGCATTTACCAGTACCAGCTGATCAGAGGCTGTGAGGCTATTGGGTGGCAAGAGGTCCTTGATTTCACCTTTGGGAAGAGTAACAGAGTGAGATCGTTCCTGATCAGTCATGGAGTGTGAATTGGTTTCATTGGTTTTGCATTTGATTTTGACCCATCTTTGAATTTACTTAAGTAATTGCCACTCGATCTCTTCAGATGCACCAAAAAGATTTTTGAGCAACGTATCTAAAGTACTCATAattgtttaataaataaagaacGTAGGATGCAGAAGAAAACTAGGTGAGTGTTTCACCTGTCTGCCTATTTTATGGCTGTAGAAGTTAACAAGCCTGATTACTTTGTATAACATTATGTTACCCAGTTAAGAGGTGGTTTATAATACAAACATATTAACCATTCAAGTTTGACTTTCCTGTAACATTCCTCCTGGCACCACCCTGTGCTGAAGACAATGAGTTTTGAGTCGCTGGTTTTGCAGGTCACCACTGCTACTTGGCAGTGACTTTCTACTACATCAAGCAGGAGAGATCACTGGGAAAGTTGCAAAAGAAAGACTTTCTGCTTTTTATGCCTTCTCACTCCTCAGGAGTAAAATTGATCAGAAGATGTCATGAGCTTTcattttatgaaatgaaaaaagtCTTGAGATGTTCAGCCCCTGGTGCTACAGCAACTGGTTttccatatggaaaaaataaagaactttcCTCCCTCTTTCACATCCTACATAAAAGTCAGTTTGAGATGgatcataaacctaaatgtaaacactaaaacaaaaaatctactgcaagaaaacagaagagaatacCTTTGCAACCTTGGGTAAGCAAAACTTTCTTAGAGAATATACAGAAAGCACAAACCATTGATAAactgaatttcattaaaattagaaaCTTCTGCTCATCAAAAATACTGttgagaaaataaatacacaagaCACGGACTAGGAGAGAACATTAGCAATACACGCATCTGACCAAATATTTGTATCCAGCATATGTGAAGAATTCctgcaactcaataacaaaaagtaaacaacacacctgaaaaatgggcaaatagCTTGAACAGAGACTTCATAAATAAAGATATATTAATGGCCAATAGACAAAtataaaaaagatgctcaatgtttttagtcatcagaaaaatgcaaattgagACCACAATGAGGTACTACTACACATCCACTAAAACacttgaataaaaaatatttacaccACCAAAAATTGGAGAGGACTTGGAGTAACTGGAATTATCAtacagtgctggtgaggatgtaaaacGGTTCAGTCACTTCGGAAACctatttggcagtttcttaaaaagttaaacattcatCTAGCCTCATTTATACATAGTATttacccaagggaaatgaaaaaaaaaaataagtctgCAAAAGCCTTTTACAAaactgttcatagcaacattgttCGTAATAGCCCAGAACTAGATAcagcccagatgtccatcaagaagagaatggataaacagactGTGGTCtatttatgcagtggaatacGTCCCAGCAGTAAAAAGACATGAACCACTGATCTATCCAAAAACATGAATGCTCTGAAAAATAATACCctgattgggaaaaaaaaaaaaaccagaacacAAAATAGTACACACTGTAATACCCCCGATTTATTTGGGATTTTGGAATAGGCAAAACCAACCTCTGATAGTAggatcagatcagtggttgcttggGAGCAGGTGTGGAGGAAGTGCTCAGGGTGACTGGAAACGCTCTGTGTCCTGACACTCGTTTGTCAGAATTGTCCAAGGATACTTTTTAAAGATGAGAGCATTTTATTGAATTGcctaaaagaagaagaagaagaagaagaagatggaggaaaaaaggaagtcTCAGATCTCTTACCTTTTGTCTTGTTTTCAATCCATGAGTTAATCTGCATTCTAGcttcttctaaattatttttgaaatccaAATTTTCAGGTTTTAGGTTATATAATTGTTCAATACAGTCTAAATATTCCTATAAAATGAgcataaagaaaagaagagacacAGCAAATGAATGTTGATTTTAACACATTTAGATCCTACATGGTAGGAATTATACCTAAATAGGGGCAGAGATATGTAAAATACCATTAAAGCAGGCCTAACTAGGCCCAAttagtaaaaatatatacatttgtcaTGTGTTCAGAAGATAGTTAAGTAAAATGAACAAGTTACGACAGGATGTTATTTTCATGACCaggttatttctctttcttttcagccTGTGAGATTGCACCTTATATTCATAACTAGGATAATCAGACTTAGCATAATTAGAGTCCTCAACTTGGGGTTGCAAAgaactaatttctcttttattatcgATGTAAAAATTCTGGCAGTGGTGTTGTTAATCACAAGCTACATAAAATTTATGCTCTTTTCACTTCACTTGGGCCCATCTGAAACATAACTGAACATGTTACAAACTAGCATCTGCAAATTAGAATCTTAAACtctatattatttttctacatgaaatatacattgtatattttatatatagcatctATCTATCTAAATATATGGGTGTATATATTAAATCTTTTCTACTTTCTTACCATTTTAACAGCACAAACAATGCTAGGATAAATTAAACGGAGACAGAAAAGGAAGGCTTCTCCCTAACTTAtgggaaaatgttttattttcactcaCCGGGAGGTATGGATGGGCTTCTTCTGCAAACATTCCACTTGCCACATGGACTTGACTGTGACTGGACTTGGTGATATCAGAAAGGAGTGCTTGAATGTGTGAGTGGACCCCTGTATCTTGTTCACACTAAGGTGAAGgtaaaaaatacttgaaaacgGGCTGGCTGTGGTATCACACACTTAATTATCAACTGAGGTTAGAAAAGAGGCTCTTGGTTTTGCATTGGGACgtgctatttcaaaaaacaaatagAATCAAAGGCTAATTCTACTGTTGGGACATACTGAAATGTTTGCTTTTCACCACACTGACAATTTGATTACAGTGTCTCATGATCACCTTACAGGTGTGAGGGACGACTTGGTAAGGTCCCTGCCCTGGTCAAGCTTGACCTGTCTCCTCCACAAGGTGGCCCAGAGCACACCTATCAATACTGgcacattaattttaatataattggtATCAGGAAAAATGTGTTGctaaatttttgaaataatttagaaTTCTGGGCAATGGAGTTTGGTCTTAGTAGCCCCCTCTGTAGATAATAGTGGGAAAGTCACAGACCACCAAATGAAGGTCCACATTACAAATGTTCCCTAGAAATTAGCAACATGGAAAAAACATTAAACAATAACACTCATAAAGAGAAGACATCGTTAGTTACATTTTCAAAAACaacgtgtatatatatgtatagccgTTGAGCACTCACTCTGGTCCAGCCACTGTCAGAGGCACTTTTACTGTCTGGATACCTGGGGGGGTTCCATTATGAAAACTCTTTGAGAATCATCTCCTTTCTGTACTTACTGCCCAAGGGAAGAAATAGCCCTTTTTCTTAAAGGCTAATTGTCTCTACTTCAAATTTTTGAGAGTCCCCATTTTGTCATCTCTTATTTCAAAATCTCaacatgattattttaaaacagtgtACGCAGGAGTTTGACTGTATGTGTCTGTATTCTAGGCTCAGAACACCTCTGGAATAAATACCCTGTTTTATTGCCTTAAGCCTTTAGTCCTCATTGACTGCcataaaagaagtaaaaagaaaagtaggaatTGTATCTACCCTTGTGTTTGAAGAATTTGCAGTTCTCGTTAATTCATCCAAGTGCAGCACCTACAATGAGAAACAGAGAACCATTTTCAAAGGGTATACAAATGCTGTACACccgaaattgacacaacattgtaaactgactgcttcagtacaaaaatatgtatttttaaaaggctatGCAAATACTACTTCAAAAGACCAGACAGTGATACAGCGAATCACTTTCTTGCTGTAAATGTTAAGCCCCTACATTTTTATGAGCCTTCTATGATCCGGCCTCACCTTTCTCTTAACTCTGTATTAATTTTGctccctcattttttaaaaacgcAGACAAATGTGTTTGAAAAGCAAAATCTTCCATGTGCTCTTAGGCAGAAGTCTAAGCATTAGAGACTGAGGGATGACCTGTAGGCACTCACTCGTATTTACCTTTATAACCTTTATGATCAAATGCAAATGGAAGCTTTAAAAGAGTGTTTTAAAATCAACTCAGGCCTACTCATTTGTATTGTCGCTTAATTTCTTCATCCCTACCCTTCCTGATGTGAAACACAGTAGGAAcccaataaattttgttgaatgaatgaatgaatgaatgaatgaatgaatgaatttgttgaatgaagaataAATAGTTgtatggataaatgaataaatcttaaTTTATTGTCAGGCAATTAATAGCATTGGTTGTTCACTGAACAAAGATAATGACTGAATTCATATAATaggtaattgtttaaaaattattttcataaacatTGTCTGATTTGATGCTCACAGTATCCCTCGGGGATTTTAGGAGCATTCTCTCCACTAAGAGTTAATGTTTGCTCTAGTCCTATTGACGTAACTGGGGTATAACCATAGTTTCCTAAAGCCTTCATTGGAGAATAGATGGAATAAAACACTGCAGCTCTCTCTAAATATTGAAAGGGTGggtacatttagcatgttttgtGTGAGTCTCTGGAGTGAACATGGGATAAGAGACAGCAGAGTAGACATTATAACTTTCTTTAAATGCACATGAAGAGGacataatttttttatgtgtgtCTTTTAAGAACAGGAAAATGATAAAGGAGCGATGGCTATGGCGAGGTAGGCTTTAGCTGAAGGCcaggaagaactttctaaaacatAGAATTGTCTGAATGTTTGTTAAAAAGCGACCTCACACTGTTAAGTTCTGCCTTCTCAGAGGACTTTGAACAGCCTCTTGCCTGCAGGGTCCCAGTGGAGATTAAAGCCTAGAGAGGAGAGTGggattttatgatttctttcagtTCTGAGATTGCTTGGTTTTCTCCTGTAGCATAGAACGTACTGTTTCATCATCTATGGACTCTGCCTGCCTGGCGCCCCCTAATGTTGCTTCAGTGGTCATGAATGTCAATCATCATCGTCATCAAAAGAAAGCAAGATGGTTGaacctggaattctgagtgtttGGCTCAGCCGTGGAAGAATCATTACCAGGGAGAAAATGTGAGgaattttctccattttgtatggaaagcagcaagagaaaaatctgaattatttGGTTCTCTTCTAATTCAGGCTTGTTGGCTatcaaaaaagacaaagaattatTTCCActccagcctctctctgcctgAGTTGTGCCCTCGGCACAGTGAGCACGCCGTCTCTCTGGTGGCACGACCTGAAGTTCGCACAAGCTTAGGTGGAGCCACCAGCCAGCACGCTGTCACTTTGAAGGGAGGGCGAGAGAGAGGAGTGACTCTACACATGCTCATCCCAGGATGACTTGTAAAAATTCCCACAACCTCCTCGTTCTCAACTAGCCCTCCCTCTCCACCAACGTGCATtgattgagcacctattatgggTAAAGCCTATTCAGCCAATGCATGGAAATAGAATCAAACTGAACCCAAGACATTGAATTTTTCTTGAGTTTAAATACGTAATTAAATTTAGAGTTTGACTCGAGCTTTCCAAATTCACTTCCAATTTAAATCCCGACTGGAGTGCAGCTGTGCTCCACTAGGTCATCATTCCCTCCATAATAAGCAGAGAGATGATTGCAGTGTGTTGAAAGATGCCTACTCAGAATCATTTTTTCCACTCACCCAAAATTACTGGTTGAGTTAAAGCACTTGTGATCTCCTTGGAAATGTAATTGCATAGCTTGTAAATCCTTGCAAAATATTCTCCATGTGACCCACAGCAGGAAGGCCCTGGGGACCTGACGATGCAtatgggtggaggtggggaatccTGATTTTTGCCATGGGCCAGGCTGGCCTCACTGAGTGCCTCTCCAGGTTCTGCATCTGCTGCACCCCCCTCATCCACTACCCCTCAGGACAGAGCTATGGGAACTCTTACCTTTTGCACCTTTTTAAAAGAGCCAATTTGATAGGTAAGCGTAAGTGCAGGTGGACATTCTCTTGTGTATGCAGAGCTGGGCATCTGTGACATCTCCATAACAGAACAGCGTCTGGAATTTCTACTTGATTGTCTTCTAGACACGACTGAACATGTGTTTGTGACATACCTTTTCCATCTGGGACGCACTGTCGCCTCTGGCCCCAAAGAGCACCACAGTCAGGGTGGACAGGAGactcaagggagaaaaaaagatgttCTCAACCGTGTGGTCATAGCTCATCTCTTTAAAGACCTCAAAGCAGAACTGTGCATTTGCTGCACTGAGTGATTCCATTGCTTCACCTGGGGTCTGGAATCCAAAGGCAGCTGTCAACAACAGCAAACATTACGTCAAAATGCTACTATCTCAGTTTATTTCAGTTGAGAGTAAAAATTACTTCTATTCTGTAAACACTAGATGCTCAAAGAGGGGCTTCGTGGAAACAAAaagaacacaggctttggagtcaaatGCATTTCCAGTTCCGCCACATTCTAGCTTTGTGTCCCTGGGCCGGTTACTTAAGTTCTCCaagtttctgtcttctcttctgaAAAAGTGGTTAAATAACAGCTTCCTTGTAGGATCGACCCCTGTAATGTTTATAAAGCACCGGGCAGCATGCCTGCCTGTAGCAGGTGGCCAAATGTGTCAGTGAACATTGTCATTCTTGTTATTGTTACCTGCATTAGCCCCCTTGGGTAGAGTGATGACAAACAGGACAGCGTTGTAATTAATACTGATCCCAATGGACACATGACCTCACAGGGTCTTTCAAAAATGCGTAAAGGGACTGACAGGGAGAGAGTAAGGACCACCACCCAAATCCCATTTTCACCACTAGAAAAGCATCTCAAAGTGCACATGTGCCCACGGTGGGTTGGTGGTAGTGTTAATGTATACAGTGGAGAGTGTTCTTTTATAGGTGTTTTTAAGAGGAGGAGAAATGTAACTAAGCACGTAAGAGTCCTACAGAATTATTATCCTACTTCCTTCTATGAAGCCATCCGCAGATATTTCTCAAGAAAGGCAGAGCTCCCTGTTCTAGGGTCTGTGGGGCTGGCCGAGCTCCCCTGGGCTTGGTGCCTTCAAGTGGCTGTTCACGGTCACACCAGGGTTCAGGAGCGCTGAGCCTCTCCGCCGGGGGCGGCACAAAGTCACGGAAGAGGGCTGTTCCAGGGAGAAGGACGGTCTttcattccctccttccttcctgccctcgtTAAATCGCCCCTTGCTCTGGGCACTGTGTGGAAGAATGAGGTTAGAGGGTAATGGGGAACCTGAGCATTTCTGATTCTACCCGGTGCTCGGGGGAATCAGGTAACAGAGCCCCACGGGCTGTGGAatcctttctctgcatcttctcttcGCTGTTGGGGGCTATTTTGAAGAACCGCCTTGGAGTTTGGGACCAAGGGGAGGGAAGACCCTACAGGGCAAAAACTTCAGGAAGCACTCACTTTAATATGTTAATCCTGTGCTTTTGTGACCCTGATCCTGGGAGTGCGCACCTCCTTGAGAATGAGCCACCCGCAGTGTAAATCAACTGCTCTTCAGTAaaactaaataattaaaataaaataagatgagCCACCCATTGAATAAAATTTAGGGAGGCACTTGGCGCTCAGTCATACAAgcctccttaaattttgctcCCTGAGGAGCCTTGCTCAAATGGCCCCATTGCTGACTTTGCTTAGCATCCCTGGTCAGGGTTTGGGATACAGGAGGCTGCGAGTCTGTATATTTGGTGGCTGTACTGCTGTCTTACATTGCACTAAAGATACCTGAGGGGCTTTGATTAAGGTATTGGAATTAGAGTAAACTTCTCCCCCTTGTCTGCTGTTGAAACAAATGGTGTACCTCAGTcttagaaaaatcagaaaatcttaGGAAAATGCTTATTCATCCTGTATGTTTTAAAAGGGGAAGGAGACTCAATGTGGTGTGTTTCCTAAAAGAACACAAGGAACAGAAAGTTTGTAGTTGCCGGGTTTTGGGTGAGAATATAAATAGAAAagccttatttctctcttttctgaagGATTTAACTTATATAATGTCTTGCCAGTATCTGGAGGCCCAGCTGCAACTTTTCCCAGCCTAGGGGTGTGGTTCCAATAAAACAGCCTAAAGAATTCCGACAcagagaagagcaagttgaaatACATTGGTTGGGCTGGGTGCTGACATTTCCTAGGGACTAGAAATGTTATGACTTGCTTGAAAAGCTACCACTCTCTTCCCATAAACATGAAAGTAAAAGCCTCTAAGACACCAGTATACATCTGTTATCTCATTGTCATGTAACTGGGAATGGAGTAGGGGAGAAAATGGGGGTCAGGTGGAGTTCAAGTTCACAAGAAAATAGAAGTAGACATTCAGACCAGGACCTGTTTCTTGGGTTTGTGAGATCGTTGGCCCATTGTTTTCTACCCCCTCACTCAACTGTTTGGGGAGCCCTGCCCCCTGGCAACTTACATGGTTACCCTACAATCAAAAAACATCTTTTGGTGGCCCCAGATAATTTTAAGTAGATTTACAGAATCCTAGAAACACGTTTGCTTTGCCGAAGAGACACTTAGTTGAAATGACTAATCACGGGTCTTCATAGTGAAGAGCTTTAAATCAGACAAACGTGAGTTCTGACACGAACTCTGCCTTTTGCTATGCATGTGAGGAACTTCCCTGACTACCCTGAACCTGTGTTTATAAAATAGGGAGGGTAGCAGATACCTACCTGACAATGTTGTTGTTCAGCGTTAAATGTGATAATAAATATAAAGtctctaaatagaaaaattaCTCAATGATATTGTCCTCCTTTTTCCTTCAAAGATTATGGATTGAACTCAAAGAGGAGTCACAAATCTGAGAAGGAGAGTATCGTGTCCCCAAATTAATtctacaaatggggaaactgaagtgAGCCTGTGGGGTCGCATGACTTGCTCAAGTCCACACGGTTAGAAAACATCAGATTCAGAATAAACATTCAGTTTTCCTCTCCAGCGCGTTGACTTCTCCGGCACACAGCCTAGAAAAAGAGGAGCTGAATTGTGGTACCACATAGCACAATTTCTCcttatgtgtttgtatatatttacaaACAAATTCCTTATTCAGACAGCCAACTCAGCCAGCTTTATTTGTggaacaaagggggaaaaaagcttacttctctttaaaaaaaaaaatcttatccaGCCTCGGTTCAATCATCATCAAAGTCCTCACCTTAACCTAAGAATAAAGATCGGGAATAGAAATGGCTCTCTGCAGTATTGGAAACCGTGACATCAGAAAGCTCCCTCAGTGGCTATGAAGAGCTGAAAAGAGAGCCACACACTGCCTTGTTTTAAATCTGCGCATCCCACCACCATCCCCCAAACCACGGCACCTCTCACAGCCCTCTTCCTTGGATTACAACTAAGTATTTTCTCCGATACTTAGTGAGAACTCACCACCAACTGCAAGAATCATGGCCAAATAGATATAATTGAGTGTCTGCATTTTTACCTTGTTTTCAGATTGGTCAGAGTCGAGCCCAGAGCTGTGTCCGcggcacgcagacacacacagcacTCAGCACAGAGAGTACTCCTCCCGTCTGCTCAGAATTTGGTTGCACAAGTGATTTTCCCTTGCATTGTGAAGTGATGTGATGTATTTATACCTAGGGGTAGAGAGTTGGCCAGCTGACGTGTGCGTTGTAAAGTATGCTGCTCCCCTGGCTCAACATGGATGTGGACTGAAGAGATgtagaaaagaatgaataaaacatttaatgGCATGGATTTTATGTCATAAATTATGTGGTATTTTTAAATGAGCTGTAATGTGTGTATCTATGTTACACAAACTCTCCATCTATAACAACAAATTATTGGAGTTTAAAAACCAGAGAAGAGGCTTCTGTCTTGTGAATTGGCAAAAGGTGTCTTCCCCTGGCTGCTCGGATGAGACGTGGTGAATGAAATGCTGTTCTCTCTGGCGCAGAGGCAGCTGGACACAGAGTAACCCTTGTTGAGTAAGGATTTCAAACCTATCTCAGGGCAAATGTAGGCAGGATTCCCAGGAGAAGCAAGGGCAGCTGTAGCTCCAACTCAGAGAGAGACCGGGACAGCATCCCAGGATGTCAGAGATGAAGAGGCTTAGAGATCATCTCTTCCGAGATTTTCAGCCCCTATAAATACTTTTTATACTGTGATCCAGAACATTCATTCAAAACTGAAACAAGAGtttcacaaacaaaaaataaacatagcaCTGCCTTATGATCTAGcagtttcacttctgggtatttatgctaatttgaaaagatatgtgcataCCAGTGTTGATTACAGTATTATTTGTAGTAACCGAGATACAGAAACAGCCTGTGTAcgtggatagatgaatggataaagaagatgtggggtgtgtgtgtgtgtgtgtgtgtgtgtgcaatgaAATATTCCTCAGCCCTAAAGAATGAAGTCTTGCCACTCTCAACAACACAGATGGAGCTAGAGGgtcttatgctaagtgaaatgtcagagaaagacaaatatagagATCTCAGTTATAagaggaatctaaaaaccaaaacaaaacaaaatgaaaacagactgttagatacagaaaacaactaTGCCTTTAAAGTATTTGCTCTAAAAATCAAGGcatatagttttgcttttttaaaaaaagaatccttcTAACAAATGATTAGCTAACACTAATTAAGAGTGACTAAAGTGAAATCCGGACACGTGTACTAGCTCcttttcataaaattaaacacgcatatacatacatagagatacaagttctcatttttaaaaacagtgtccAAACTACAAGTATGTGCAGAGGAAGAAGAGGCTAATTAATGGAATAAAAAGATTCAAGGcaataaaaaagggagaaaaagccaGAATTGAGATCCTTTGTATTTCCGTTAAATGACCCCTGACTTGTGTGGGTAACATAAAAGCAGGCATCCAATATTTGGTTACAAAAGGAAACGAATTCGATAGTTTTCCTTTGATAACTTGACagtgaattttataaaattattttacatatggGAATAAAGACGTGGATCGTGGTCTTCACGAAACAGGATTGGCAAATGCCCCCCTTACAGACACTTAGGCAGTATTTGGCTTTTCCCTAATTAATGTGAAGAGGAGAAGGCTGCCAAGCCAGGAGAAAAATGTCCCATGGTTCTACTTGCTTCTCAGATTCTCaaaggggaggggaagaaatgaaacaatCTGATTACATATAATGTTAGTAAGAGACGTCCTGGATGCATGGACTGTCTCCTTAAGGAAACCTTGGCCACTCAAAGAGCCAGCTTGCCTCCCGAAGCCCTGCAGCTAGCCGTCCTCTCTTCTGGATCGTTCAGTTGACTTGTATGGGGACCCTTGAGCAAGGGAGAAGGGACAGTATTTCTCATGCTCTGACAAGAAATGGACTTCTATATGACGCAAAAATCTTTTCTGAAGTCTCAAAGAAACGTACTTTGAATCAGATTTCCACCAATTTAGAGAACTTCACTTCTCTCATACAGTCCTGAGGAGAATTTGGATTCAAgaagggaaagggggaaaaagaag encodes:
- the LOC107034643 gene encoding ovalbumin-like; translation: MESLSAANAQFCFEVFKEMSYDHTVENIFFSPLSLLSTLTVVLFGARGDSASQMEKVLHLDELTRTANSSNTRCEQDTGVHSHIQALLSDITKSSHSQVHVASGMFAEEAHPYLPEYLDCIEQLYNLKPENLDFKNNLEEARMQINSWIENKTKGEIKDLLPPNSLTASDQLVLVNAISYRGTWKYAFQKDQTTAMAFRLDESQSKSVQMMRLQGLLKLGSIKEPRVQVLEMPDAEDHLSMVIVLPSEDVGLGQVTREITYEKLNNWLGSANMKDAAVVLHLPRLRLDGYHEDLTSILAALGMTDVFDLSRANLSGATAGGGLVVSKIIHRATLEVTETGSESTFTNQTSKVENPEIVKVDRPFLLFILHKETKMILFYGRVSTPSGRN